A single Pararhizobium sp. A13 DNA region contains:
- the rfbD gene encoding dTDP-4-dehydrorhamnose reductase: protein MTVQKRLLVTGREGQVVRSLLERAALQPDIEVLALGRPEFDLSAPEALPAVIKDIRPDVVVSAAAYTAVDQAETEEELARVINAQAAGVIAEAAQALQIPVIHISTDYVFDGNKLSAYVETDPVAPVSAYGRTKLAGEEAVACATGDHVILRTAWVHSPFGKNFLKTMLRLAESRDTVNVVADQFGTPTSALDIADAVIAVARNLVASRDPALRGVFHLTNSGRASWADFAEEIFKVSAGLGGPVAAVGRIPAKEYPTPARRPANSQLDCSKLAAVHGVRLPHWAQSTKMVVSRVLEPLPASILTGDTQS from the coding sequence ATGACGGTACAAAAACGGCTTTTGGTGACCGGTCGTGAAGGTCAGGTTGTACGTTCGCTTCTGGAGCGCGCCGCCCTTCAACCGGATATCGAGGTTCTTGCCCTAGGTCGACCCGAATTTGACTTAAGCGCTCCCGAAGCGCTCCCGGCTGTCATTAAAGACATCCGCCCCGATGTCGTCGTCTCGGCTGCCGCCTATACGGCTGTCGATCAAGCCGAGACCGAGGAGGAATTGGCGAGGGTCATCAACGCGCAGGCCGCTGGTGTGATTGCCGAGGCTGCCCAGGCGCTGCAGATCCCCGTCATCCATATTTCCACCGATTACGTGTTCGACGGTAACAAGCTGTCGGCCTATGTCGAGACAGATCCCGTCGCTCCGGTCAGCGCCTATGGACGCACGAAGCTGGCAGGCGAGGAGGCTGTCGCATGTGCGACAGGCGATCATGTGATTTTGCGCACTGCCTGGGTGCACAGTCCGTTCGGAAAGAATTTTCTGAAGACCATGCTTCGATTGGCTGAAAGCCGCGACACGGTGAATGTCGTTGCCGATCAGTTCGGCACGCCGACATCGGCGCTCGATATCGCCGATGCGGTGATTGCGGTTGCCCGCAATCTCGTGGCAAGCCGTGACCCGGCACTCAGGGGCGTCTTCCACTTGACAAATTCGGGTAGAGCCAGTTGGGCCGATTTCGCGGAGGAGATCTTTAAGGTCTCTGCCGGTCTTGGCGGACCCGTTGCGGCGGTTGGACGCATTCCTGCAAAGGAGTATCCGACCCCGGCCCGGCGCCCGGCCAACTCGCAGCTCGATTGTAGCAAGCTCGCTGCCGTTCACGGCGTAAGACTGCCGCACTGGGCTCAGTCGACCAAAATGGTGGTGAGCCGTGTGCTAGAGCCGCTCCCTGCTTCAATCCTGACCGGAGACACACAGTCATGA